DNA sequence from the Candidatus Thorarchaeota archaeon genome:
GTCATCCAATTATGATGTGGCACGATTTTGTTAGTCAAAGCAAGCAAGAGAGCTACTGCATGCTGAGCTGTGAAATAGGAATTTCCGTGGCCATTCACCAATGTGATGTTTCGTGAAGGATCTAAAGATCGGAATTTGTCAAGAAGATGTTGTACTCCAGCTCCTGGATTGATGTGTAACCGAAGATTTTGGGCGATTTCTAACAGATTTTCGCTTGGCCTCCACCCCACGATAATATCAGCATCAGAAGCGTATTCGATATATTCCTCTTCGTTAGAGCTTTGAGGGAAAATCAGATTGACACCTTTCATATCTGCAAGGCCGTCTACTATGTATTCGCGAAGCTCATCACGCACATCCCATATGAAAAAGACGTTAGTAGTTGATGCTCCCATTTTCAAGGCCTCTCAAACCAACATCTGAAGGAGTCTTATTATTCTGACCCTGGGTAAGTCTGTAGGTTTTCAACGGAGGACATGCTCGGTTCGATTCTTGAAGTCATCATAAGCACTAACCAGGCTGGTATCTTCGACCAATTGATTGCGATAGTTGGCTTCAAACTCCATGCATAGATTGCGTAGCGATTGTCTTAGGCTTGGCGTCTCAAGTGTTGCTACAAGTATAAAGGTGGTGAGAACACCATGTTCTATTATGATTTTTACGTCACCGTGGTCAATTCGTTCTAACTCTTTCTTCGAAGCAAGCATATCCTGCATCAGACTAAGTATTCCGGACAAAGCTGAGCCCATAAGCTCAGAATCGACACTTTGAGGATAGTCTTCAAATCTCTGAGCAATTATGAGATTCCCTGTCTTGTCTAGAATCAACAAATCTAATGGTCTTGCTTCACTGAGTATGAGCATCTGTGGATTCACAGCAACAGAGTAGGCAACCATCAGCAACCCAAGCCCATACGGAATTGGCCAGAGATCGCCAATCCAACTTGGTACTCCAGGGGTATTTCCAAGAATTACACCCAAAGGCCCCGCCATGAGCCATACAAGAAAACCAGAGAAATGCAGATGAATCTGACTCTCATTGTCATGATGTCCTAACCCACTCACCCGCTTACCATATCGAATGATTTCTAGTATGAATGCTCCAAAAGCAATGGCTTCTATTACAAGTGGGAAAAGAGCAGACCAGCTTTCTACTTCCAGTTCTGCCAATAATGCCGCTCCAGCAAGAAATGCGATAACGTTTGATCGGGGTGGAAGAGTTTCGTATTGTGAATACAGTACGGCAAAGTACCAGAAGATGAAACCTCCTACAAGAAGAAAGGCGAGGAGAAGGTTGGACATCCAAATCATTTCACCACTGATGTGCAGACTCCAGCTCCGAAAAGGCATATACACTTGATCGAGCAGCATATCCCATGCCATACCGGCGAAACATGCTATTGCCAGAACATAGAGAAATGAAGTCAACAGCCTGTTCTTCCACCAGGATCGAAAGATTACAGCCATAGCAATCAGGCTGATTGCCGCAGAGCTGGAGAGGAGTGCAATGAGTGTCGGCGATGCCATTGTCAATCACTAGATATTGCACATGACGGGCACTATCCCTTATAACCGAATTTGGTGAAACCCATCATTCCTCGGAAGTTGGAAATTCGTAGCAGGTTACGCCTAGCATAGATTCGATTCTATCAATGGGAAGCGATTCTTCTGATCCAGTTGTATTTACCAGCCCTACCACAATAACCCCCGGTATTTTCTCTCCAACAACTTTGACAAGCTTCTTTGACTGGAGTACATATTCCTTCACGGAATCCAATACGATGATAGCAACATTGGGATTCGCATCAATGAGCTTCTGCTCGAAGTCTGGATCTTCCTCGTCTAGTATACGGGCCTTTGATACTTGCCCTATCCATTTACTTGCTGTGTCCTTGTTTTCTTGGTCTTCCCCCTCACTCTTCAATAGACTGCTAACCTCGACAAGATCCCGATCTGTTTCACCGATTACAACTACTCTCAAGCAAACCAAGCTCCATTGTTCAGTTGTTTCTTAGTAATCGTTCTATGTGTTGTTTCCGTTCAATTAAATGTGCTGAGCATACTTCAGAATCCTGTAACTATTTGTTTTTTCGGAATACTTCTAGCAAATGAATCTCTTTGGTATGAAAATATCGAATATCGGAGGATTAATGGATTTGAGCGAAATCTCCCAACCGTGAGCCTCAATTATCTTCTTTGCTATCGTAAGTCCGAATCCAGTATTCGTAGGACTTGTGGTGAAACCTCGTTTGAACAGGCTCCCCTTATGTTCCAAAGGAATAGGCTCTCCATCGTTCATTATTTGCAAATGGATTCCATCATCTTTCCTTTCTTTACTGACTCGGATGTTCTCGGGGTTGCCATGCGTTACGGCATTATCGAAAATATTTTGAAATACTTGAAACCACTTTGTCCTATCAGCCTCCACGGTTGGTAGTTCCTCCTGCGAATAGTCGATGCTTCTTGGTAGTACTGTGTTTGCTACCTCCATCAGAACCTCACCAAGGTCTACATCAGACTGCTTTTGAACGACTTGTCCAGCATCAGCAAGATCCACACTATATTTGAGCAGATCTCCCATTTGAGATATTATGCGTTGGGCTCTTCGATACATCTCTTCGTCATGATCCTGATGATACAAATCTAAGTATCCACTAACTTGGTGAAGCCGATTTGACAGGTCATGGCTCATTGCGTGGGCAAACTCACTTAGCTCCTCTCTCTGTTTCCTAAGCCTTTCTTCTACTTCTTTCCTTTTGCTTATGTCCCTTACAACGCAGATGAGCCCACCGTCTTCAAGAAGAGTAAGCGATACTTCTTGTGGGAACTTTTCACCATTTTTCTTTCTGCCCACTGCTACGCCCTTCCAATGCCCGTTTTCGTCGAGATAGGGCATTATTTCTTGTTGGAATCTATCTCGCTCCTCGGGATCATATAGGACTTTCCACGATAGTCCCAGGAGGTCTTCAGCCCTTGAATACCCGTAGATATCAGCATGAGCATCATTGAGGTAGGTATATTCCCGGTTCTCGTTGAGAATAGCAATGCCGTCTATTGAACTATCCATTGCCTTGAAAGCTCGTTCCAGCTCTTGTTGGGCCTTCTTCTGTTTCGTGATATCTTGTGCTATCCCAATTGTCCAGAGCGGATTGCCATTGTCATCTCGAACTACGGTTACAGTTATGTTAGCCCATACTAAGTCTCCGCTTTTGGTGATGTACCGTTTCTCCATCTGATAGCGATTTTCGTCCTCGGACAGCATCTTGTTGAGGAGTTCATAGTCTTTCTCAAGATCTTCTGGATGAGTGATCTCTGTAATTGTCATATCTTTGAGCTCTTTTTCAGAATACCCGACCATTTTTTGGAATTCAGGGTTTGCATCGATGATTCTATCATCTAGGCCTACCAAGTCAATGCCAACACGGGCATTTTCAAAGATACTTCTGAAATGCTGTCTTGGCCATCCCGTAGGTAGTGCAAGGGATTCTTCCCGCATGACTTCACCGATGATTATGTCAGTTGCTTTGATTGCGGCCTTGAGGAATTTTGCTTGGTCGGTTACGATGAATATACTATTGCCTTGAGTAACAGGAATCAGCTCATTCTCCTCAACATTGTCTTCAGCAACGACAATCAAAATGGCGCAAACTTCACATTCGTTGCATAGTTCGCAGATGCTTTCCACAAGAGATGTGTTGGATACTGGAACATCTGTTATGACGCCTACAAACTCTTCATCTTCTAGGAGCGAATCCAAGTTCTCAATCGTGGATGACTGGACAATTTCAAAATCTACTGGCGACTTCCTGAGTCTATTATCAACTGTTGAACGGACTGTATGATTCTCTCCTATGTACAAAATCTTCCTGCCCAGTAGCATACCCTCCATGAGTCAACCTCTTTAGGTGGGGGCTTCAAATGTTTCCATTTACATAATTCCCTAATAGGATATATTAAAATCCTTTGGGTTTAAGGCTCAGTTACCGCCAAGAAGGATCCGTAATAGGTCTATCAATGCAAAGCTTAAATCCTGAAGGGGTTTGTTGAACATCAAATAAGGAGGAGACCGTTTTGGAAATTCCCATACTCTCCGGAATAATTACAGGCCTGAAAACATTCTTCAAAACACGCAGATACGTGGCATATCTGATTGTATTCGTCACAAGTATCTTCCTATCATTTTTTGTATCCTTCCTGCTAAGCTTCTTTGCGGGAACGAGCGTAGAAGTAATTCTGGTGAATGTATTCGTTTACCTCGGTGCTACTGGCACAATCTACTTCATGCTCGGGTCTTTGTTCACCGGTTTAGGTTTGGATAGCTTGTGGATAACACGAAGAGCAAGAGGAAGAGCTACAGAACTCAAAGGTGTAGCTTGGATTTCTGTTTCTTTCTTCATTTCTGTATTTCTTTCTATTTTCGTGGGACGTCTTGCACTCCTGTTCTTCGCTGTTTTCTGCTGGGTGGGCTGGATTGCCTTTCAAGCATATCTCTCAGCTAGGACGAGTCTGCGACTTGCCACTATCAGTGAACCAAAGAAAGGTGGGCTTGCTATGGGCTTGGGGAGCTTCGTCATATTGCTGATTGGTCTAGGCCTTATTGCGGCTGAAGCAATAGCAGCTCTATATCTTATTCCAAACAATATCCTGGGAATTGGTACATTTATCGAGTCAGCGCTTCCGCTGCCGATGCCAAATGCGATGGAGAATATACAGATTCAGTACAACTTTGTGCTGCTCGCATATGCATTCTTTGGATTATTTGCGTTGGCAGTTCTTGCAGCGTTTGTGAAGTACGGTGGTAGAGGTGCAGCGCTCAATATTTCGCTTTTGACCGTTTTCGTTGCTGTGTATGGTGGATACTTCCTATTCAACATACTACGAAGAACTGAAGCACCAACAATGACAGTTGTAGATATTGGGATGTCGTTCTTCTTCTTGATTTACGCTATGAGTGGTATTGGACGTACAGTAACTGAAACTGTTGAAGACTCACGATCGAGGCTACGTGATTTCGGACCACTTTTCACATTCTTCTTGGCGAGTGGATTCTTCTTTGTTGATAGCATTATTGCTGTTACAGCCGACGCGGGTTCTATGCTCAGCCAGTGGTTCTTTGCTGATTGGGATGCGGCTGTCAATTATGCTACCTTCATCTTCAGAGATGTTGCCAAGCTGATGGCGTTCCCAGTTGTCTCGATGGGCACGGTTCTGTATTACTTGAAAGAGGAACGACTTGAGCGTATCATTTCACAAGCGAGAACTGAAGGGGAATCCTTCGAAAAGGGCGAAGTTGATGAAGAAATACTTGAGGCGGCTCCAGAAAAAGGAGAAGCTTGGCCAAGTGAACACGCTCGAGGAATAGAAGAAGGAAAGCCTGGACATGACCTCTCCAGTCCTGATTCTGACCGCCTTTCTGTGGACAGAGATAAAGCTCGTTTCAAACCCGGGAAACGATTAGGAGAAGAAGAGGAAGAAGAGGAATAATACTCCTTTTCTCTCTCAACTTAAATGGACTACGGGTTTTCAGAAAAAGGTTTGAATCTGTAATATAGCCTGTAACCCGCATATATCCACAATGGGTAGAGCAGGATTTGAAAGGCTGCAACCGTATCGATAAGACCAACGGTATTCACAGATTCGAAAGAAAAGATTCCTGAATTGATCATGAGGTCCCTTCCTGAAGTAACCGTAGGTTGAAATGGAACCCAGAACCAATGCATATAGGCCATATTAAGATACAACGAACTACTCGTGAACATGATAGTACACAAGCTGAAAAGCGCCAGAATCTGGCCAGCTTTTCGGCTCTTCTGGGATGTAATTTTGAATGCTACGTATTGAGAGAACATTGCTAGTCCCATGAGCAAAGGCGGGTCAATCAGGAACGTCATGCTGATATCTACCGATTCAAAGCAACATTGTGGAAAGAGCTGCTATTCCTAGGAGGAAGGCTATGATTGCGCAGTTGACACAAGCTCCCTCTTGAAGCTCCTGTTTGTCTTTGTCTGTCAGCTTGTCAGATTCGACAACTTCGTCATTCTCTTTTGGCATACTTCAGTCTCCCATCAATTGAGCATATCAATGATTGTATTAAAGGTAGTCGTTCCTATACAATTGTATTATTGAGAAATTACCTGATTTCTTACTTGAAATGACTTTTTCTTTGAGATAACGTTGTTACACAATAAACCCTATAATAATGTTTTATCCTAAAAGGAACATAGAGTACTGTTAGTTGGTAGTGAAAGCCATGCATAATTATGCTGAAATCCAAATCAGGCGAGCCGAACTGTCGGAAGTAGATGCCATCAAAGACATTCTTCGAGAAGCATACAAGCCTATCAGAAAGGAGCTTTCACGAGTGCCCGGTGCATTGAAAGAAGGTATGGACAAAATCGCTAGACACATTCAGATGGGCAACCAGTATGTAGCACTCGTTGGTAACGAAATAGCCGGTACAATGAGAGTTGGTATGCGCGGCCAAGTTGGTGTTGTTAGCCGTATGGCTGTACGAGAGAAATTCAGGAACAGACGAATCGGTACAATTATGGTGGAGTACGCAGATAGCTTGTTGGACCGCCAGAATGCAAAATGCGTAGAAATTGAAGTCTACGGAAGCATTGATTACCAAGCTGATTTCTACGATCGTATGGGTTTTAGTGAAGTAGAACGCAAGGAACGGGCAGGAGAAGAAATCATCGTCATGAGGAAGGACTTGTGCAAGGACGAGGAAATTCCCGAAGAGGATGAATTCCTAATCTAGATGAAATCATAATTGTATCGAAGTGATTCCAAAGCATCACTAATTCCCATGTACTTGATTCTCCTCTTGAACAAAATTCTAGTTGAGAACATACTACGATTATTCTTCTAATTATGGAATGATTTCGCAGCCATTATTGTATTGTGGATAACTGAAATCACACACATTGATAATGCCCTGTTCAACCAAGCGTTTGACATCAGGGACATAACGTTCGAGTTCTCTGATGAGATGCCTGACTGTCGTACAAATCTTGTTGAAACCTTCTTGTCCCCAGAGTCGTTGTTTATTGGCGAATAGACATCTTCCACCACATACATGATAGACTTCACACGATGGACAGGGCTCATCCACCGTCATAATGTCTCGCAACTCTTCAGGCTCGGTATTGTAGATATCTCCAACAATCGAGAAATCCCAATCTGGTGATATCGGGCAAATGCCTATTCTTCCATCGACATGTATGGCGAAAGTATCCCGTCCTGAACCGCAACGGAGCCGGGAAGGTTCTCCAGTTAAAAGGGTATACATAAGCGGCATGAACGGTACTATACCTTTCACTTGGCCAGATTCCATGTCTTCAATCCATCCTTCTACGAGACGGGTTATACCAGGATTGTATGATTGGGCAACCCAACTATCGAAGTCTTGCCAGTTCCCCTCAGCATCCCAAACAACATTCAATTGCCAGTGCACATGATCAAAAGACGGGTCTTCAAGCGTAAGCAAGTGGTTGACATCTTTGTGGATATCACTTCGCTGCGATACCGCCATTCTCGCTACCACATCTCCAGGATAATCGATATCACGGAGCCATCTGACATTTTCAAGGACCTTGTCGTACACACCGCTCGATCTGTAGCCATCAGTCACGCGCTTTCGTCCGTCAATCGAGACAAGAATTGAATGGATTCGCTTCACGTATTCAGCTGGGATTTTCTTGAGGCGGAGGGCATTGGTCTGCAGCATGAACCGGGCGTCATGAAATCTATCCATTATTTCTATCATTGTTCCAATGCGGAGAGTTGGCTCACCGCCATACAGCATTAGAGTAGTTGATGTTCGCTCTTTTTCTAAGAAATCAGCCAATTCGTCGAGCGAATACTGAATCTCTGTATTCTCAGTTTGCTCTCCGCCATGGCAATAGACACAATTGAGGTTACATCGTCGGGTAAGCACGATATGGTAATTCATTGTTCAGAGTCTTCTGCTGTCTACCTCTTCGGTCTGACTTCTCCTAAGTACCTTTCCTTCTGGTAGTATCGTTCAGCAATTCTAACTCCCTTGTATCTTCCACATAATGCCCAACCTATTACAGATGCCACCAATTTTTTTCCATCTCCGGCAATCGGATTAGTATAGAGAAACTCAAACAACAGTATTTTTCTCCAAATATTTATATGTCAAAATACTTCCTAAAATGAAAAGCACGCTGCGTGAATATTATGAGAACAAGTATATTCATATCCTTATCTGTGGTACTCGTTTTCTCAACCCTATTTTTTTCGCCTACTGGTATCATAGATACTGGTCAGGACTGGAATGATGTAAACGAGATATCAGAACTAAAATCAAATTTCAATACGAGGTCTTTCGATGAGGCCGAGATGCCATCAGTATTCTCGAAAAACCGGTTGCCGGTATCATTACTTGTGTATACTGAGTTTGCCGATTTAACCCCTTCATCACACAATGAATTCAGGAATACAATAGAATCGCTTCAATCTACTTATGGGCCCATATTTCGGTATGAGAATCTCACAGATTATACAGAATTGACCAACAGGATTGATGAGCATGACATCTTGTTGA
Encoded proteins:
- a CDS encoding PAS domain S-box protein produces the protein MEGMLLGRKILYIGENHTVRSTVDNRLRKSPVDFEIVQSSTIENLDSLLEDEEFVGVITDVPVSNTSLVESICELCNECEVCAILIVVAEDNVEENELIPVTQGNSIFIVTDQAKFLKAAIKATDIIIGEVMREESLALPTGWPRQHFRSIFENARVGIDLVGLDDRIIDANPEFQKMVGYSEKELKDMTITEITHPEDLEKDYELLNKMLSEDENRYQMEKRYITKSGDLVWANITVTVVRDDNGNPLWTIGIAQDITKQKKAQQELERAFKAMDSSIDGIAILNENREYTYLNDAHADIYGYSRAEDLLGLSWKVLYDPEERDRFQQEIMPYLDENGHWKGVAVGRKKNGEKFPQEVSLTLLEDGGLICVVRDISKRKEVEERLRKQREELSEFAHAMSHDLSNRLHQVSGYLDLYHQDHDEEMYRRAQRIISQMGDLLKYSVDLADAGQVVQKQSDVDLGEVLMEVANTVLPRSIDYSQEELPTVEADRTKWFQVFQNIFDNAVTHGNPENIRVSKERKDDGIHLQIMNDGEPIPLEHKGSLFKRGFTTSPTNTGFGLTIAKKIIEAHGWEISLKSINPPIFDIFIPKRFIC
- a CDS encoding TIGR04084 family radical SAM/SPASM domain-containing protein, with product MNYHIVLTRRCNLNCVYCHGGEQTENTEIQYSLDELADFLEKERTSTTLMLYGGEPTLRIGTMIEIMDRFHDARFMLQTNALRLKKIPAEYVKRIHSILVSIDGRKRVTDGYRSSGVYDKVLENVRWLRDIDYPGDVVARMAVSQRSDIHKDVNHLLTLEDPSFDHVHWQLNVVWDAEGNWQDFDSWVAQSYNPGITRLVEGWIEDMESGQVKGIVPFMPLMYTLLTGEPSRLRCGSGRDTFAIHVDGRIGICPISPDWDFSIVGDIYNTEPEELRDIMTVDEPCPSCEVYHVCGGRCLFANKQRLWGQEGFNKICTTVRHLIRELERYVPDVKRLVEQGIINVCDFSYPQYNNGCEIIP
- a CDS encoding GNAT family N-acetyltransferase, whose protein sequence is MHNYAEIQIRRAELSEVDAIKDILREAYKPIRKELSRVPGALKEGMDKIARHIQMGNQYVALVGNEIAGTMRVGMRGQVGVVSRMAVREKFRNRRIGTIMVEYADSLLDRQNAKCVEIEVYGSIDYQADFYDRMGFSEVERKERAGEEIIVMRKDLCKDEEIPEEDEFLI